Genomic segment of Drosophila ananassae strain 14024-0371.13 chromosome 2L, ASM1763931v2, whole genome shotgun sequence:
ATATTCATTTTATGTGACGGCCATAAAAATTACCCGTATGGAAAATTTGTCATTTTCCCTCCAAATGAGAATGAGTTAACGATGTGCGGGGAAGTAACTCAAATTTATGTTcataatttccattaattgggATTGGCAGGAAAATCATTTTTGAATTTCCAATGTCCCACAAACTGTGCCGCCTAGTGATTCTCAAAATGTAAACTCCAGATCAGTAAAACACTCAAAACTACCAAAGTCACTCAATTGAAAAtgagctaaaaaaaaataccaaaaaaaaataaatttgatttattagttgaaatttatttattacatttgtttttttttatattgccCTGAAGTAAGAACtaactattattattttgatgaaaaaatttcataaaccACCACATTGAGTGTTTTTTCTTGGTTTGTTTGAGCTCGGCTTCACTTTAACCGGTTCGTAATCTCCCACCCGGTTCGCTTGAGTGGAAAAGAGAAACTAGTGTGGCCTTAGGAGCAGAATTTCAAAAGCCAAAagtggaaaaacttcggagaatgaaacaaacaaacaaaaatcgTAAAAGAAACcgtaataaaatataaaaacaaaacaattttttttgtttggagtGAGAGTTTGTGATAAGGACGAAAATTACCACCCAAAGAGAGTTTTTAAAATGTACTTCAGGATAAACATTAGTAGGACCGTTTTCTGATGGGAAAAAAATACCAGCATCTGCTTTTTCCCGCTGATCCAGTCAGCAGAGATGTCATGGAACATACTACCTTCAACCACTACTTTTTTCAACCTTTCCCCGTTAACTACTAGTAGTTAGAAACTATTAAACAATTACGCTGGCTCGTGATTGAAAACGAACATTTTGAGGCGTGTTTATGTCAGAAAACGAGTGAAAAAATCAGCAGGGTCGGCTTACCGAGTGTCacgcccaaaaaaacaaaagagtGGGTTCAAGTGaaggaaacaaaaaacaaaattcttgTGCGTgtcaaaaaaaagcaaaaacagtGAATAACAACAAACACGAAGGGGTGACCCTAACGGCGAATCAAATACACATagcaacaaacaacaacaacaatggagGTTAGTGGCACTGCTCAAGtgtttaaattgttttttcattGATGTTCCGGAGGTTctccttgaatgatttcatttcatttcattttattgtttaaattgTTTGCTCCGAGTTGTATTTTCGCTCTCTTGTTATCTCCTCCACCCCCTCTCAGCTCCGATTACGTCAGTTTTGTTTGTCTCTCAATTCTGGAGTTTGCGCTCTGTTGCTgttctctccctctctctctcagCCGGCCGCGTCATCgaatatttttgatatttttacgAACTCAACACCCCCTCCTCTCACCTTTCTGCCAATTATTGACTCCCCACCCCCCTGGTCTATGTCGCcattaatttccattaattaaTAGCCTCTATTATGTCACCGGACACTCCGCtttcatttcttttgttttgtgcATTAATTTTGGcgtattttgcatttttacaTAATGTCTCCGGGCGAGTCTGCTTATCTTGCCGGAACAGCTGTTTGGTACCGTTATGTTTCGCGACCTTATCTGGCGAATACAGTTACTCACCTTACCCCTGAAGTGACGTTCTGagagatacacagatacacagtCCCTTCAGATTGCATTTCTCATATTTCTGAGATTTCTAAACcggttttttataaaaatttttaatttttgaaagtaattaaatttaaaaatgtactaatttgtaaaaaaaaaaaagattaaatattAAGTTAAAAACAAGATCTTCCCTTTGATCCCTTTCTCTTAAGAATTTGAGattcttttaattaatttttcgcCCTCACCTAAGCCCGTGGGATAATCCCAGTTCTCATTCGTCCTCAATTAAGCCCAGTACCACCCCCTCTACCTACAGACCACTCTTCACTTAACCGGAAGAACTGCCGCGGGGGCGTCAAAAGCGCATTTAACATCGCTGAGCTGAGTAATTAATCGCCTTTGCCTTTGGTTTCTGGGGACAGCCGGACAGATGGACTGCCATCATCAAAGCAGACATGAAAAGCCGTTTCCCAGCCCCGGAATAGGGGCACAGaataaaaagccaaaagcaaaaaaaaaactaaagagATGTCGGCCAACATGAAATTGCTCATTTCCGTCATTTAATTGACGCCAAACACATCAAAATTGACGAAAGACAAAGCCATCAGAGGCCGCAAAAGCctaaaaaaaacagatttcAGCTACAGTGCGTTTCATGAAGGTGAAAGGGTTAAGGGGGTCATCCCGTGTATAGAGAGaattaacattttaattatCTATTGACATAAACttaaactatttaaatataaattttgaacCTAAACTTTTGTGCAAGACCTGAGTTAGTTTGTTGTAAACACCCACACCTTAAATAAATGGATCATTCGaagcaaaataaaattgtatacCTATAAGctaaagtttattttaatatagaTACCTAACTGAAAGGAACAAACTAGAAATTCAAGTctagaaattaaaattattctaGTTTTTCGAGTGTATTTTACAACTTTTATTCAGTAATTTGATCTAGCCGTTTTTGAGATACGATGGAGGAAAGTTTTAAAAACACGGGTTTGAGAgagacttttaatttttagaattttaacGAACAGCTTCAACTTCAACTTCTAACTTCTGTATCTTTAAAACTACTTAGAATTTCTATAAAAGCACTTTACCACCTGGTTCTAAAAATGTTAGCAAgtcaatttataaaaaaatcaataagtAAAGAGTTCCAGAGGGAAGTACatatttaataaacattttttattactaCTGGGAAACAATCCTTATCACGTACCTGATCCAATAGTATACCTCTGATAGACTCCCtctttgtttaccttttttatCTACATATTATTGCGATTTTTTGTTGACTCTCATATCGGAGTATCCataatatttcatatattgCAATGAGTTTGGCGAGGAGGAAGTTACTGTATCTCCATAAATAGACTGCCGGAAGATGAGACACTCTGGTCACGACCACCTCCAAGCAGACTCTCTTCAATTAGCACCTCGTTCTTACCTGTTTCGGAGAGTCATGGCCAAGAGCTGGGCGGCAAAAGTTGATATTATCGCCGCCTAATGCCGTGACACGATTAAAGCCTTTCAAGAAGCGCCTTTTTCCAAACTGTCAGACAAAGTTGTTTTGGGGAAAAGTTGTTGGCACTTAGATTTTGGTTGTTAACATGGCCCCGCCCCACCATCGCCCCTGCCACTGGCTTAAAACTTCTGTGGAAGTGCACCGTCCCACATTTATTTCCCTCGGTGTTGAagcattttcataaatttccaCTTACTCATCGGGGGCGGCAGGCAGGGACTCACTCGGGATTGTGTCTCCGGCCTTATAACACGCTCCGTTAACCGTTTCTGGCTTGGCTGGGCATTACTCCATCATTCGGCTGGAACTTTgcataattttcatttattaccGCAGCACTTTTTTTTACGcacttttgtattttttatgtgCCACCGTATCTCGCGCCGATCTGGCTGGAAAGTGACTGACAAGGCCTGCTCCCCAACTCCCAACTCCGATTTATCTCACAAATTTAATCTTTTCACATAATTTTCTCTGCGTGGCTTTCATGTAATTACCAGCCTCTCGTCCTTCATtggggcctgggcctgggcctctCCTCTGGGAAAGTTTCCAGCTGCCGCTTTATCGCCCGGCCAGTTTACATAAATCAGGCATAGCCTTCTTTTGTTTACGAGCCCTTTCACTTAATAATGAATTTGTTCGCTTCTTTTAATTGCAGGTGAGTCTGATTCGGAGGTGCAACCGATCCAAAGGTCAAATGGCAGAGGGTAAAGTACAAATGCAGTGGCTTCTGGAGCACAAAGTGGTGCTCGACAtggcagtttcttttattcacatgcaaaattacaaaaataaatgaaaaccCCTTTAGACACGTTACGCGGTTTGAATGGAGATTCATAATCTCCATGACTCCTCTCATGACTCTCATGACTGATTCATGACTCCATGAATGGCTGCTGGTTGGTTGGTCTTTCGGGCTTATCGTGTGTGTGGGAATATATATGTCTTACATAATGCAATAAACTTCATCAGCGCTTTCAGTGTGCCACTCTTTATTAGACGCTGACTTGGTGGCACATCCGTTGCATGCCGGCGCACCTACTAGCGGGCGGAATCCGGGCTGGAAGTGGCGCCACAGCCCAAGCCGGCTGCCGCATCGGCGGCGGCAACAATATCGAGGATCTTCTCTGAGATAGTCTTTGCGGTGTGCTGGCTGCAGTCTTCTTGGCACAGGATTTCGATGTCACGGAGTTTCGAGAAATAGAAGTCCCTGTCCTTCTCCAGACCCTGCCACAGGGTGCTCAGCCTGGTGAACTCCGCCATGGGGTTCACGGCCGGCTCCTTGGCGGCGCGGCGCGGCACTGGGTCCCTGTTCTCCTGGTCGATCTCCGGCCGAGGGCGCTTGGCAGCGTGTGTTATGTCGAATGTGTCAACGACCCGACTCGTGGGACATGGCGACAGGACCCTTGGGGTCTTGGAGCCCACGAAGCTCGAACCGTAGCCCATGGCAGCCCCGTTCCGGGCGCTGAGGGCGTCGTAAACGTGGCCGTCGTAGTTGGCGTCAACGAATCTCCGGAACCACTGCAGGAACTCAAAGTTGTCCTGGAACCGGCCCTTGACCAGCTTGTCTATCGGGATCACCTTGTCCACTGATACCTTCTTGAAGCTGATCTGCAGTATCTTGAAGTTCTGCAAGAAGTCGTACTCGGTGTTGGTGCGGAACTTGATGCGCTTCATCGGCACCGAGCTGGGGAACATCATGTCCATGAACTGGCAGTAGGCCGCTCCGGTGCAGAGCTCCTCGACCTTGGTGAACTGCGCCTCCAGGTGCCGGTTCACCCAGGAGAGCATATCGTGGCGCGACGGATTGTCGGAGGTTACGTTCGTTGAGTACACGTTCACTGCCCTGCCCATGGTCCTGGACATCGTCTACTTTGAATTTTTACCTATGTATTTTGTACTTTCTGATTTCGCATCGAGTTTTCAGCCAGTCCGATCGAGTCGTTGTTAGTTGTGGAATGAAGTGTGAGGGGGAGCTGTTCCAAGCTTGTTCCTAACCTATTTTGCAAAGAATACTAGACTAAAAATAACACTGAAAGCACTAAACAGCCCTTTCCAGCACTGGTTCTGTATGGTCTAAATAGAGATGCGAGAAAATAAAAgatctaaaagaaaaagagtaataatttgtataatttattaagATAAGTCTATAAagttattatatttatagattAAGAGGCTTAGAAGCATATTGGAAGGCACAGATAGATGATGAATAGATCTGTAAGCTAAACCGATTATTCCGAAACGTTATCGAAGTTGACATCGAACTTCTCCCAGCTATAGTCTAAATAATACAGTTCTCGGCATTTGAAAAAAGTTCGTTGAACCCGCTGCACTTGCAACTGATTGTTTAAAGTGGAAACTACTCCCTGGGAGCCGAGTAAACAAATGGTAATTATGGCCAGCAGTCTCCCCACTCCCATCGTATAAACAAGGCAAGTCAAAGACCCCTTTTGAGGGAAAACTAGACAAAGAGTGAGGAAAATTTacatgaatttttaattaatttgcatcCAAATTTTGTCTGCCGGCCAACTTTCACTGGTTGACAGTTTGTCATCGCCAAGACCTACTGGAACCCCTGGAAACAAAACAACCAACAGCCCCAACCAAGACCCTCCCTAAACACCATTGTTGGCCACATTCCTGGGCAAAAAACATTTGTGAAAACGTGACCCAGAGCAGAGTCACTTTTGAAATTCAAAGTCAAATGTAAACTACATGAATTTCTGTACGGAGTGCTGGGGGGATGGGGTATACGGACGGGCCATAATTTATTATGATTCTACTGACTGGCTTATTTGGGCATCTTATTGATGACTGGGGCTCCAGTCTCCAACTGGGAATGCGACGCACGTTTCTCATTTTGTCTAAATGCGTCTGCCGTTCAAATTTCACTTTTCCTCTGCAGCCCAGCTCCTCCTCCCAGTTAGCTTTATAGCGACATCTGTGCATTATGTGCGGATTCAATTCAGATCGGGAAAGTTGCCTGCCACTGCAACGGGCTCTTCCACGGCCATGCCAACTGTCAGTTTCTGGGATGCCACCAGCCCCACTCCATCCACTCCTCGTTCTGGGTTGCACCAAAGCTTTGATATCGGAGATTTCTGGTTGCAACGAGGCGGCAGTGATTTGGCTTCAGTGGCATACCGTGTAAGTTGTAGAATGAAGGGTGGTTTAGAGCAGGTTCTCAGTAGGTTTAGGTACTATTAGAAACTATTTGGGATAAGAACTTCCAACCAAGTAAACAATTGTAAGTTAGATGTAAAAAGTAGTATGATTAGGTAATAACATTTAAAGTCAAAAGGTTCGACATTATTTTCTCTTTTAAATCGaataaatattagaattaATGAGTATCTCCTAGTCTAAACCGCAGTATTCCCCCACAGCCACTTGTTTCAAATGCAAGTGCACTGAGACGGAACTATCGACGTCTCAGTTTTCAGCAGTTGCCACGCCTGACTGAGGGCAGAACCAGCTCAGAACCGACCCCGGGCCAGCTCTGATTCCCTTTCGCACTGACCAACTGCGGTCTCAGCTTTCCAGAGGGTGACCTCCCAGGACCCAAGCTGCCTCCTGCCTGCTGTGGCATGCAAATTGCATAAAATATGGCCATATAAAAAGCATATTCGTGTTCACTGAATATGCAATTGACTGGCACCATGGCACCCTGGCACCGCTGGCCCCCGAGAGAGTTGGCTTAGAAGGAAAACTCCTTTTATCCTGGCATATTTCAGATTTATGCTGGCACTTTGGGGAGCTACGCCGGGATAAATGCAATAAACCATCTTGCCGCAGGGAAAAAGAGTTATATGGCTTACAAGACCGACGGTCTATCAATGGCAGTGGAAGATGCATGTGCGTTCGAGGAAAGTATTTCCTAAGAGATGCcagcaaaaaaatagaaacaaatgGAAGACAGTTTCACTTGGCGAGTGGACGCATCTTTTCACCTTCGGTTTCCGATTTCTGATTTCTGATTACTGGTTGGTGGTTACTGGTTTCTGGTTTTCCACGCGACTCATTGTTGAATGGCCATAAAAGCGGGCCCGGTCGCGATGTAATTAACATTTCTTGCTCGAAATTTCCTGCTACGATTGCAATTTCCCCTAGTTCCCTTTTCCGACGCATTTCCACGTCGGGCCAACAGCCGGTCATTAGCCATTAGCCATTGGCCAGCCAGGTCCCATCGCTCTTCCCATTTCTCTTACCTGTTTTTGGGACGTGTCCGGCCAACTTTTCATGCACTTTGAGCGTgtgttttttcctttttgccgCTTCTGTTGAGTTCTCCGCTCCGCTCCGCGGGCAATGTGAAATTTTTCGCCGTAAACGTGCCGAGTGGCGAGTGCCTGGTGCCGTGTGCCTTGTGCCGCTTAATTAAATCGCCTAAGCACCTTGACCACCGCCGCCCATCGCAGATGTCAGCTGGCAGATACAAAATACGtataatttttgcaaatcACCAAAAAACATGTTTCGCATTTCGGGGTTTCTTTCGATGTAGGTCACACATGGTCCGTGGGAGGGGCTGGGTTCTCCTTAAGCCAGACTCTGTCTGCTTGTTGGGATTACCAAGCTGGATTGCTGCCATCCTCAGCTCAAGTTGAACTATTTTATGATGCCTTTCAAGCTCAACAAAAGCGCTTCAGAATCCCTTCAAACCcattctaaataaattctTCAGAGCCAAAGCAACTGCTTCCCATTTCAACTCAACCGTAACTCTTGACAAGTACTTGCCTTGCAATTGCACGAAATCCAATGACAGCCAAGCTGTGGCTGGAGGCCGTGGGCGGAGCGGCTCTTGGTTGGGTTTATTTGTATCTGGAGCTACCGTTCCAAGGCCCGTTGCAATTAATGAGCCTGCCACTCCATTACTCCGCTCATCCGCCGCACTTTGAGGCTACAGTTTATGCGCCTCACAACTTCTAATTGGCTCGGGACTCGCTGCCTGACAGATGTGCGCCAGTTAACAGTTTCTAATGTGTTGACGACTCGCATCTGACAGATACATTTCGGCTGGTTGCCTCTTGGCCAGTTAGCGGCTTGTTTACGCGGTGGATTTGAATGGGGAGCGCGGAGAACAGGTCTCTTTGGGGCAAGTTTGATTGGAAGTTGTGGGATTTGGGGACTAGATTTGCGTATCTCATCATTCCATCTTAAGTGTATCTTAAACTTCGACTAGTCCTAGAAGCCACTAAACTTCTTGTTTTCGCTCGAATTTATTTGCCCTCCTCTCCAGTAGCGGACGAGTGTCTCCGGAGTGCCGTGAACTCaattatttttgcaattactTTTTATGATTCCACAGTTTACAGTCGctccatcgccatcgccatcccCGACTCCATCTCCAGAGGCCTTCCGACGCGATTGGATTGGAGCGGAGTGGCCGTGGAGTTTCATTGAGGGTGTTTGTTCTTTGTCCCCAATTGAAATGTCAACAATCGACTCGACTCGAAACGAAACGAATCGAGAAGAATCGCTGATTTTAAGCATTAGGAGCTGACATAATCGCCGGCTCTTGAGCTCCACTCGGAAGTGGGTCAGTCGCTGGCATTTAGCTGTATCTATCAGATACACGTACGAGTAGCAGTACGAGTATCTGGGAGCGTCATCTGCGCCGAGTGTTCGCCAAAGTTGGCCATTTGTGGGTTTGTTTTGCTTCGCTAGTACGCTAGTACTTTGACTTGGAGTAGCTGTTTGCTGGTTTCTGGCCAAATGGTAGCTGTACCTATTGTGCCCCAAACCGGTTTCCCTTAAAAGCTCTAAGTAAACGTAAGCGTAAGCGGCCAAAGAGGAGTTTAAGCCCCGGTTTTATGGCCACTGTCCGTCGCGGTTCCTGGCACTCAGCCACTGCCACTAccactgcctctgcctctgccctCCGGGCCAAACCAGTTTTCAATAGCCTTCTTTTGATTTGCCTGCCCGCACTAAACTCTAAACTAAACGCTCTTCATTCGGTCACGCTTAGCTAGAATTTACTTTTCCGATGTTACAATTCTCCAAGAGTCGTTATGTAAATTAGCGACTGTTTCTGTTGCTTCCCGAGACCCTGTGTCTAATGTCGATTTCGTGGCTTTTCGGTGACTTCCGCCCGGCTTGTTTATGGGCCACAATCTGTTGACTTATTTATATTCGAAATCTGGAAGAGTTGCACAACAATTTCCCACCACCACGAAGTGCCGACACTGTCGTTGAGAGTCATGCCACAGTTGGTAGAGCCTGTCCCTCCACAGacattgaaaaaaattaaataaaaatatttacaaaaaggAATATTTATTATCCCTTTTCTAAGACCTATCCTTGTCTATTAGAAAAGGTCTATTGTTTTGGATTctattgtaaaatatttaatactgCCCCTAACCTTTAGGGCTTGTTTGCTAAGATTTTTCTCTCCGTGTCCCTAATTTACATTGCCGACTCTTCAGGCCAACTGGCTCAGTGACTCGACTTTACTCGCCTGGCTGACTGAGTAACTGACTAACTGAATGACTGAATGACTGACTGAGCGATTGCAGCTTGTCTTTGGCCTGGCTCGAAGCAAATGTTGCACGACtctcgctgctgctgctgctgctgttgctttcGATGTGGTTGTCTTGACTTAATTCGGTGGTAGTGGTCTGGTGGTCTGGTGTTTTGGTGGGTCTCTTTTGCCAGTCAGTCGGTGGTGGAACGCAGACCCAGTCCCAAGTCGCAACCACAATCGCTGAAAGCGTTGAGCCGTGAGCTGTTAGTTGCAAGCTGTCGAGCTGCATTCATAATTGGATTTGTCATATTTCCGTTGCATATTCGACATATCGATTCGTGTGGACACTGTTCCGAACTGTGACATCTAGAAGCCAGCATGGAGAGCGCCCTCCCAGTGGCCGAGTTCCAGAAGATCAAGCTGCGTCCGGTGCCAAAGGTGAAGCGCCGGGCCCCGCCGCCGCCCGTGAGCCACCGCCTCAAGCAGAAAAATGTGCGAAAAGAAAAGTGTACTTAAGTAGCTTTAGGTTCGTGCCCTGATCTCCTGGCCTCCTGGCGCGCCGGTGAACTTTCGCTCTCAGCCGGAAAGTGGACATGGCCAAAGTGAAAACAATGGCTGTTCCGAAAGGAAAAGGAGAGCAAAAGCGTGGGAAGATTGGCCTGCGATTGCGGTGCAGTCTTGGCTGGAAATCGCACGCTAGTTTCACTTGAAAAGGCACAGCATGATGCAAGATCTCTATCGCTGTAAAAATAGATACAAATTGGCCAGAAGTTGTCTTAAGAATTAAGCAATTAAGATCTGTTTTTCACTATGTATTTTTTGACTACTATAAGTATGTGTCATTTAATTACAGACTTCAGCCACCACAAAGACAACCACGCTCACCACTCCGGCCAAGCTGTATGGCAAGGACCTGAGCGAGTACGATGATGTGGATGTGGAGAGTCTGCTGGCCCAGCTCTCGGCCGAGGAGATAACCATATTGGCCAAAGAAGTGGATCCCGATGTGAGTAATCCTTGCAAATTATCAaaactttataaataaaactaatatGTAACGCTCTTTCAGGACAACTTCCTGCCGCCTGATCAGCGCTGCAGCTATGAGTGCACCAAGGATGCCACCGGGCCGCTGAACCGCAAGCAGCTGATCGAGCACATCAACAAGCAGGCTATCGAGACCCCCGACCAGCCAGAGTTCGAGCCCTTCGTCCAGGGCAAGGTGCGTGGCAAGAAGTGGGTGCCCCCGCCAAGGGATGCCCGGGACATCGAGGCCGAGGAACAGATCGCCATCGATCTGGGCGAGGAGTATGAACACGCTCTCAACGACGCCACGCAGGAGGAGATCATCGATCTGGCCGCCATTCTGGGCTTCCACTCGATGATGAACCAGGACCAGTACCATGCCTCGTTGCTCAACAAGGGCCAGCCGGTGGGCATGGGCTGGGACGGCATCACCAAGTCTACGCAGCAGAAGCTCTTCCCCATGGATCCGCCAAACAGCACAGACGTCGAGGAGTCCATTAAGCGGGTCAAGGACGATGACTCCAAGCTGATTGACCTCAACTTGAACAACATTAAGGTTTCTcattttaaacaatatttccTGTCAAGAAAACTAACTTTTTCGATTCATTCGCAGAACATCTCGGACGAGAAGCTCGAGCAACTGTTTGCCGCACTGCCTCAGAATGAACATCTGGAAGTCCTCTCGCTGACAAATGTCGGCCTCACCGACAAGACAGCCCTCCTGCTGGCGGAGGCTATCGAGAAGAGCAAAACCCTGAGAGTATTAAACGTCGAGACCAACTTCATCAGTCCGCCCGTGATCGTCAGGCTGGTGCAAGCCCTGCTCAAGTGCCGAACCATTGAGGAGTTCAGGGCCTCCAATCAGGTTAGTGATTGCTCTTCAGTTTACTTCACGACAAGAGGGAGCTAACGATTCTATGTTTGTTTCCTTCCGCCAGCGATCTGCGGTGCTGGGCAACAAGATCGAGATGGAGATCACCGACCTGGTGGAGAAGAACTCGTCGCTGCTGCGCCTCGGCTTGCACCTGGAGTTCAACGACGCCCGTCACCGTGTGGCCGCTCACCTGCAGCGCAACATCGACAGAAGTAAGTTGACCCCGTGGGTTTGCCCTTGTGACCCTGGGTTACATCCACTCCCACCGATCTGCAGGCGATCACCGTTGGTTTCCGCGTTCTCCCCCTTGCTAGGATTGAGTATCCATTAGGTATTTTATTGATCGAGTTGCCTCACTTGCGCGTTTAGGTGAATTGCAACAAGGTATGTTAGCCAGCGGCATCAGCAGCAGTTGCACCGCCaaaaccaccaccaccacagcTTCGTCATCGTCACAGCCACCATCTTCACCCAGCCTCCATGCGCATCCCGATCATGCTGCTCCCAAGGCAGCCAAGGACATTTCGCCCACTCGGGCCAAGTGCCTGGCTGCCTTCGAGCAGTTCATCAAGGCTCGCACCTTCACCGATCCGGCAGATACTGTATCTCTTGGTTTGCCACCGGCAGGGCGCCTCGTGCGCAATCTCCAGGCATCCACCTCACCGGGAACCGCAGCTGAGAAGAAGATCTGAGCCCCAAGTTTGGTAACCAAGCTCcaagttgttgttgccacaGTTGCGTCTACCCCTCGACCCACTATTCTCAAACTTTTCTCTATAATTATCTCCTGTTTGTATGTGTGGTAACCAGGTAAACTGTTTTCGGCCATCATCAGCCCATCATctttccagttccagttccagtaCCAGATTCAGGTCTAGAACCAGATTTATCTGTAATCTGGTTTAGTATTTTAACCAAATCGTTCTCCATTCTCACATCGTTTCATCAGCCTTCGTTGCGTTTCGTTATCGTTCTCGTTCACGTTCACGTTACCATGTTATCGTTCGTTCTCACCTGTCGTTCTCGTTCACCGATTGTCGTACCTGGTTGAGGGATCCCATAAGATAGAATAAGTCGGTGGATAAAGTATTAGTTATACATACAAGTACATTATTGTAAGAGGAATCAGTACGTATATCATTCTTCCATGTCCAGCCAATGCTAACTCAATGTCTATCCCCTAGAGTAGAGATCTCGCTAGGTGGGATCCTCCGTTGTAATTATACCTCGTCCACCCCCGAATCTCTCTTTATCCGTCTCTTGTAATTACCATAGACTGTAATAGCGACCTGTCAAGATATAGAAACATTAACCAATTATCCACTTGTCTGTTGTAAATTGCAACTCAACTCAACTCGAACTCTAAACACGCAACccaacaactacaactacaaACGATCGGTCGCAGTCTTCCGTGTTcagaaactgaaaccgaaTCTGCCGAAGCTGATTCTGCCCGGGAACATGGAGATTGAACGCGAATTGGTGAGCTACCACCGATCGGCCACGCCCACTCCGTCGCCGTCGCCCTCGCCGCAACCGCCGGCGGACGATTACGATGTGGAGGTGGATCCGGATAACATGGTGATccgcggcggcggcggagaCGCCTTCGATCCGGAGTTCGATCCCGACAACATGGTGGTGCCGGGCAGTCGCTCTGTAACCCCGAACTACGACGACAACGGTGTCTACCAAGCGCACACGTGAGTGAGGGGCCAACCGCACCGCCAATGGAGCCACTGAAAGCCACagaacaccaccaccaccacaacagCCACCAGAAACCACAAATGCGAGCCATGTACAGACAGTCATTCGATCCACTTTCGCCTTGTCCTTTTCGTCTCATTGGTTATGTAACCTCGATGTTGTCGTTGTTGATGTTGCCCGAAAATCGAAACCCCTGGAACTTGCAGACCAAGAACTTGTACATACCCCGAAGtatacactgagaaaaaaccCCAGAGACAGTTGCAACATtgtcatttatattttatttcgaaaaatattcataatttcCTAAttgtttttgtataaaaattaaagtaaaataTGAATGGCAATGCTGTTGATTTTGTATCCCCTGTGCAGAAACCGAAAACCGATTCCAGCACACAAACTCttagttaataaataaatgttttccATGTCGTCGTTGTCAGTCGCTTGCCTCATCACCACCGATCCTTGTAAATAATATGATCAGGATCCTAC
This window contains:
- the LOC6505561 gene encoding tropomodulin isoform X4 yields the protein MADSAKDNDVIEEEEEEETTTTTTTTKKTSQWRKTRSTKTSATTKTTTLTTPAKLYGKDLSEYDDVDVESLLAQLSAEEITILAKEVDPDDNFLPPDQRCSYECTKDATGPLNRKQLIEHINKQAIETPDQPEFEPFVQGKVRGKKWVPPPRDARDIEAEEQIAIDLGEEYEHALNDATQEEIIDLAAILGFHSMMNQDQYHASLLNKGQPVGMGWDGITKSTQQKLFPMDPPNSTDVEESIKRVKDDDSKLIDLNLNNIKNISDEKLEQLFAALPQNEHLEVLSLTNVGLTDKTALLLAEAIEKSKTLRVLNVETNFISPPVIVRLVQALLKCRTIEEFRASNQRSAVLGNKIEMEITDLVEKNSSLLRLGLHLEFNDARHRVAAHLQRNIDRIFRVQKLKPNLPKLILPGNMEIERELVSYHRSATPTPSPSPSPQPPADDYDVEVDPDNMVIRGGGGDAFDPEFDPDNMVVPGSRSVTPNYDDNGVYQAHTTCETPQPA
- the LOC6505561 gene encoding tropomodulin isoform X12, yielding MADSAKDNDVIEEEEEEETTTTTTTTKKTSQWRKTRSTKTSATTKTTTLTTPAKLYGKDLSEYDDVDVESLLAQLSAEEITILAKEVDPDDNFLPPDQRCSYECTKDATGPLNRKQLIEHINKQAIETPDQPEFEPFVQGKVRGKKWVPPPRDARDIEAEEQIAIDLGEEYEHALNDATQEEIIDLAAILGFHSMMNQDQYHASLLNKGQPVGMGWDGITKSTQQKLFPMDPPNSTDVEESIKRVKDDDSKLIDLNLNNIKNISDEKLEQLFAALPQNEHLEVLSLTNVGLTDKTALLLAEAIEKSKTLRVLNVETNFISPPVIVRLVQALLKCRTIEEFRASNQRSAVLGNKIEMEITDLVEKNSSLLRLGLHLEFNDARHRVAAHLQRNIDRIRKDLELRLQFRFFNNLHRKSTRIQ
- the LOC6505561 gene encoding tropomodulin isoform X2; the protein is MSDIEDVFGGSAEEETKTDAQPDAESKSSVVTEQTEEVIPGETEKMVTETIDEDGDVVEETTEVTRKTVKRTMKITETSATTKTTTLTTPAKLYGKDLSEYDDVDVESLLAQLSAEEITILAKEVDPDDNFLPPDQRCSYECTKDATGPLNRKQLIEHINKQAIETPDQPEFEPFVQGKVRGKKWVPPPRDARDIEAEEQIAIDLGEEYEHALNDATQEEIIDLAAILGFHSMMNQDQYHASLLNKGQPVGMGWDGITKSTQQKLFPMDPPNSTDVEESIKRVKDDDSKLIDLNLNNIKNISDEKLEQLFAALPQNEHLEVLSLTNVGLTDKTALLLAEAIEKSKTLRVLNVETNFISPPVIVRLVQALLKCRTIEEFRASNQRSAVLGNKIEMEITDLVEKNSSLLRLGLHLEFNDARHRVAAHLQRNIDRIFRVQKLKPNLPKLILPGNMEIERELVSYHRSATPTPSPSPSPQPPADDYDVEVDPDNMVIRGGGGDAFDPEFDPDNMVVPGSRSVTPNYDDNGVYQAHTKKRS
- the LOC6505561 gene encoding tropomodulin isoform X6; protein product: MAITDDATSATTKTTTLTTPAKLYGKDLSEYDDVDVESLLAQLSAEEITILAKEVDPDDNFLPPDQRCSYECTKDATGPLNRKQLIEHINKQAIETPDQPEFEPFVQGKVRGKKWVPPPRDARDIEAEEQIAIDLGEEYEHALNDATQEEIIDLAAILGFHSMMNQDQYHASLLNKGQPVGMGWDGITKSTQQKLFPMDPPNSTDVEESIKRVKDDDSKLIDLNLNNIKNISDEKLEQLFAALPQNEHLEVLSLTNVGLTDKTALLLAEAIEKSKTLRVLNVETNFISPPVIVRLVQALLKCRTIEEFRASNQRSAVLGNKIEMEITDLVEKNSSLLRLGLHLEFNDARHRVAAHLQRNIDRIFRVQKLKPNLPKLILPGNMEIERELVSYHRSATPTPSPSPSPQPPADDYDVEVDPDNMVIRGGGGDAFDPEFDPDNMVVPGSRSVTPNYDDNGVYQAHTTCETPQPA